From Zingiber officinale cultivar Zhangliang chromosome 5B, Zo_v1.1, whole genome shotgun sequence, the proteins below share one genomic window:
- the LOC121985065 gene encoding probable carboxylesterase 16 translates to MPSVSVKLYSVFFKLLLRHKLQSLLHQAQAQAAAEDPTQFGITCRPDESTAPANPTFGPDGVATKDIHVDPLSSLSLRLFLPDTSLARRSNGHASDGTPTSGTPTTGTPTAGGAYGGYLPSPRARRRSAGSRKLPVILQFHGGAFVAGSNTSAANDFFCRRISKLLDVIVVAVGYRLAPESRYPAAFDDGVKVLNWLGKQANLAECSKSLGSTKGSGSGDAMRSQIDALGASTVEPWLAAHADPSRCVLLGVSCGANIANFVARKAVEAGKLIEPVKVVAQVLMYPFFAGTVPTHSELKLANSYIYDKSLCILAWKLFLPEENFTLDHPAANPLAPNRGPPLRYMPPTLTVAAEHDWMKDRAIAYSEELRKVNVDAPVLEYKDAVHEFATLDMLLRTPQAQACVDDIAIWVKKYISIRGHEFSY, encoded by the exons ATGCCGAGCGTCTCCGTCAAGCTGTACAGcgtcttcttcaagctcctcctgAGGCACAAGCTTCAATCCCTCCTCCACCAGGCCCAGGCCCAGGCGGCCGCCGAGGACCCTACCCAGTTTGGCATCACCTGCCGTCCTGACGAATCCACCGCCCCCGCTAACCCTACCTTCGGCCCTGACGGCGTCGCCACCAAGGACATCCACGTCGACCCGCTCAGTTCCCTCTCGCTCCGCCTTTTCCTCCCCGACACCTCCCTCGCGCGGCGCAGCAACGGGCACGCCTCTGACGGAACCCCCACCTCCGGAACCCCCACAACCGGCACCCCCACCGCTGGCGGGGCGTATGGGGGCTACCTCCCGTCACCTAGAGCCCGTCGACGCTCAGCTGGGTCACGCAAGTTGCCTGTGATCCTGCAGTTCCACGGCGGGGCTTTCGTCGCCGGGAGCAACACGTCTGCCGCCAACGACTTTTTCTGCAGGCGGATCTCGAAGCTTTTGGACGTGATCGTCGTTGCCGTTGGGTACAGGCTTGCACCGGAGAGCAGGTATCCGGCAGCGTTCGATGATGGTGTCAAGGTGCTGAATTGGTTGGGGAAGCAGGCGAATCTGGCAGAGTGCAGCAAGTCGTTGGGGAGTACAAAGGGAAGTGGCTCTGGTGATGCGATGAGATCGCAGATTGATGCCTTGGGGGCATCTACAGTTGAGCCGTGGTTAGCAGCTCATGCTGATCCTTCCAG GTGTGTTCTTCTTGGTGTGAGCTGTGGTGCGAACATTGCTAATTTTGTTGCTCGAAAAGCAGTCGAGGCAGGAAAGCTGATTGAACCTGTTAAGGTTGTCGCCCAAGTGTTGATGTATCCCTTCTTCGCAGGAACTGTTCCTACCCATTCTGAACTAAAGCTAGCAAACTCTTACATCTACGACAAGTCATTATGCATACTCGCTTGGAAGTTGTTCTTACCCGAGGAAAACTTTACTTTAGACCATCCAGCTGCAAACCCCCTTGCGCCCAACCGGGGACCTCCGTTAAGATATATGCCTCCAACCCTCACAGTAGCTGCGGAACATGATTGGATGAAGGACCGTGCAATCGCTTACTCCGAGGAACTTCGCAAGGTCAATGTTGATGCACCAGTGCTGGAATACAAGGATGCAGTCCATGAGTTTGCCACACTCGACATGCTCCTCAGAACTCCTCAAGCACAAGCCTGCGTGGACGACATTGCCATATGGGTGAAGAAGTACATATCAATACGCGGCCATGAGTTCTCATACTAG